A window of the Lactuca sativa cultivar Salinas chromosome 5, Lsat_Salinas_v11, whole genome shotgun sequence genome harbors these coding sequences:
- the LOC111912557 gene encoding uncharacterized protein LOC111912557 isoform X2: MTAIFSTSTSAMLPSFISYSSRSSSTTLRANMSSSPSIQSDSPVVLGFGGVSVDLLATVASFPNPDDKIRSTSMKVQGGGNAGNALTCAARLGLNARLISKVANDAQGRGVLEELQVDGVDISFFVVSEEGNSAFTYIIVDNQTKTRTCIHTPGWPPMIPSDISSSTLKSALDGVKLAYFDVRLHETALIIAHEANRRNIPILIDAERLRDGLDDFMYLSDYVVCSAKLPQAWTEASTVPSALVSMLFRLPKVKFVIVTLGADGCIMLERSIPDNSEAEETDVDNLVEVLKQKIDTSKAAPTCVSSDVVRFQGNGVGSVCGRLYLGTAEKIPESELVDTTGAGDAFIGAILYAICTNKPPEKMLPFAAQVAAISCRDLGARSGLPRLSHPLLAPFLG, from the exons ATGACAGCCATATTCTCTACCAGTACTAGTGCCATGCTCCCGAGTTTCATCTCCTATTCTTCACGCTCCTCCTCCACGACCCTCAG GGCAAACATGTCGTCGTCTCCGTCGATTCAGTCTGATAGTCCAGTCGTG CTTGGATTTGGTGGTGTTTCGGTGGATCTCTTGGCGACTGTGGCTTCTTTTCCCAACCCCGACGACAAGATCAGAAGCACCAGCATGAAG GTTCAAGGAGGTGGCAATGCAGGAAATGCCCTAACTTGTGCAGCTCGTCTAGGATTAAATGCAAGGTtgatatccaag GTTGCCAATGACGCTCAAGGAAGAGGAGTTTTGGAAGAATTACAAGTTGATGGAGTAGATATCTCCTTTTTTGTG GTTTCTGAAGAGGGAAATTCAGCGTTTACCTATATCATTGTGGATAATCAAAC GAAAACTCGAACATGCATTCATACTCCAGGGTGGCCTCCAATGATTCCTTCAGACATCTCCAGCTCAACTTTAAAATCAGCATTAGATGGCGTGAAGCTTGCTTATTTTGATGTACGATTGCATGAAACTGCTTTAATTATTGCACATGAG GCAAATCGGAGGAATATACCTATCTTAATTGATGCTGAAAGGCTAAGGGATGGATTGGAtgattttatgtatttatctgATTATGTTGTGTGCTCAGCAAAACTTCCACAG GCATGGACTGAAGCTTCAACTGTTCCAAGTGCACTTGTTTCCATGCTGTTCAGGTTGCCAAAGGTCAAGTTTGTAATTGTGACTTTGGGTGCAGATGGTTGCATAATGCTCGAGAGAAGTATACCTG ACAACAGTGAAGCTGAAGAAACGGATGTAGACAATTTAGTTGAAGTATTGAAGCAGAAAATCGATACTAGCAAAGCTGCTCCTACTTGTGTTTCATCT GATGTTGTAAGATTCCAAGGCAATGGCGTTGGGAGTGTCTGTGGTAGACTATATCTCGGAACAGCGGAGAAGATACCGGAATCAGAACTCGTGGATACCACAGGTGCTGGAGATGCATTTATAGGGGCTATCCTCTATG CTATTTGCACCAACAAACCACCCGAAAAAATGTTGCCATTTGCTGCTCAAGTG GCGGCTATTAGTTGTCGAGATTTGGGAGCTCGGTCGGGTCTGCCACGTCTGTCGCATCCTTTGTTGGCGCCTTTTTTAGGTTAG
- the LOC111912557 gene encoding uncharacterized protein LOC111912557 isoform X1, producing the protein MTAIFSTSTSAMLPSFISYSSRSSSTTLRANMSSSPSIQSDSPVVLGFGGVSVDLLATVASFPNPDDKIRSTSMKVQGGGNAGNALTCAARLGLNARLISKVANDAQGRGVLEELQVDGVDISFFVVSEEGNSAFTYIIVDNQTKTRTCIHTPGWPPMIPSDISSSTLKSALDGVKLAYFDVRLHETALIIAHEANRRNIPILIDAERLRDGLDDFMYLSDYVVCSAKLPQAWTEASTVPSALVSMLFRLPKVKFVIVTLGADGCIMLERSIPADNSEAEETDVDNLVEVLKQKIDTSKAAPTCVSSDVVRFQGNGVGSVCGRLYLGTAEKIPESELVDTTGAGDAFIGAILYAICTNKPPEKMLPFAAQVAAISCRDLGARSGLPRLSHPLLAPFLG; encoded by the exons ATGACAGCCATATTCTCTACCAGTACTAGTGCCATGCTCCCGAGTTTCATCTCCTATTCTTCACGCTCCTCCTCCACGACCCTCAG GGCAAACATGTCGTCGTCTCCGTCGATTCAGTCTGATAGTCCAGTCGTG CTTGGATTTGGTGGTGTTTCGGTGGATCTCTTGGCGACTGTGGCTTCTTTTCCCAACCCCGACGACAAGATCAGAAGCACCAGCATGAAG GTTCAAGGAGGTGGCAATGCAGGAAATGCCCTAACTTGTGCAGCTCGTCTAGGATTAAATGCAAGGTtgatatccaag GTTGCCAATGACGCTCAAGGAAGAGGAGTTTTGGAAGAATTACAAGTTGATGGAGTAGATATCTCCTTTTTTGTG GTTTCTGAAGAGGGAAATTCAGCGTTTACCTATATCATTGTGGATAATCAAAC GAAAACTCGAACATGCATTCATACTCCAGGGTGGCCTCCAATGATTCCTTCAGACATCTCCAGCTCAACTTTAAAATCAGCATTAGATGGCGTGAAGCTTGCTTATTTTGATGTACGATTGCATGAAACTGCTTTAATTATTGCACATGAG GCAAATCGGAGGAATATACCTATCTTAATTGATGCTGAAAGGCTAAGGGATGGATTGGAtgattttatgtatttatctgATTATGTTGTGTGCTCAGCAAAACTTCCACAG GCATGGACTGAAGCTTCAACTGTTCCAAGTGCACTTGTTTCCATGCTGTTCAGGTTGCCAAAGGTCAAGTTTGTAATTGTGACTTTGGGTGCAGATGGTTGCATAATGCTCGAGAGAAGTATACCTG CAGACAACAGTGAAGCTGAAGAAACGGATGTAGACAATTTAGTTGAAGTATTGAAGCAGAAAATCGATACTAGCAAAGCTGCTCCTACTTGTGTTTCATCT GATGTTGTAAGATTCCAAGGCAATGGCGTTGGGAGTGTCTGTGGTAGACTATATCTCGGAACAGCGGAGAAGATACCGGAATCAGAACTCGTGGATACCACAGGTGCTGGAGATGCATTTATAGGGGCTATCCTCTATG CTATTTGCACCAACAAACCACCCGAAAAAATGTTGCCATTTGCTGCTCAAGTG GCGGCTATTAGTTGTCGAGATTTGGGAGCTCGGTCGGGTCTGCCACGTCTGTCGCATCCTTTGTTGGCGCCTTTTTTAGGTTAG